One Streptomyces mobaraensis NBRC 13819 = DSM 40847 DNA segment encodes these proteins:
- a CDS encoding helix-turn-helix domain-containing protein, with translation MRERSWREVRAEAVELHPWLESDEAVAQRAEERAASTARIRGHELAGLRRTAGFTQAEVAAVLGVSQARVSQIEHGQVDSLDTLRAYAAVLGGEVSVIVQRGDVSVKVA, from the coding sequence GTGAGGGAGCGATCGTGGCGCGAGGTGCGGGCCGAGGCGGTGGAACTGCACCCGTGGCTGGAGTCGGACGAGGCCGTGGCTCAGCGCGCCGAGGAACGGGCGGCGAGTACAGCCCGGATCCGCGGGCATGAGCTGGCCGGCCTGCGCCGTACGGCCGGTTTCACCCAGGCCGAGGTGGCGGCGGTGCTGGGTGTCAGCCAAGCGCGCGTCTCACAGATCGAGCACGGTCAGGTGGACAGCCTCGACACGCTGCGGGCCTATGCGGCCGTGCTCGGTGGTGAGGTGTCGGTCATCGTTCAGAGGGGTGACGTGTCCGTCAAAGTGGCCTGA
- a CDS encoding TerD family protein — protein MNRIARGEHLTVPAEPLHAAVTWTAVPALPDAGALTVAALLLDARGTLRADADLVSSQHAAHPSGAVHHLGTSEGEAGLVAEWLVIDPALIEPDVTRIVVAAATKGRALGRVPGLGMAVTTATGAPVAHVAVEDGVRFDDAAGPGGIGASDELGALGGRDGRADADAGAAAVATATAAVLGEFRRYDDGGGDGWRFAAVLRGYASGLGGVVEAHRAGAGGDGAYGNGAGLGDGFADGLGDGLGGAPGAAAAYAGTYVPGPGGSPSDAGSGAGAGVPGGGAPGAEPSYGPDAGAHAPAAVDHLAAARTGSLAVEAGGPDAPGYEGRGDGVSVPVAPARVPEMPAYPPDVPGPGVPGGAAAGQEGPVPSVLGDAVLGAPVYEPGGMVPPEPVLRPPVPGPAAESPFAGAPAPEAGRLVADAPTVGLAVVGPPAREAAEAATPREERGAAEPAGERAVLGRITNRPAPPEQGAEGSAADASAQAPVREQVPEQVPGQAPAGAREQAPAQTRTNAAPASQAILITDAAPASEAVPLTDIPPTSEAVPLTDITPSPEPTPHTDLTPTFTPWERTGTGDEDVVPEGPLPDGPVLVEFASPGGPAAVEVVESVETAEGEQRTASPLLSGTGRFRGRAVFTPRAGRPPRLRVAARRQWSLTFLPLSEARVLEPDGALQGTGPDVLRYSGPAADLRVNHTGGRADRGSLTLRAVYPGGDPADRDGADVLAQGRGALIDVTPVAGPCLLLVDADGPWSLAALPSAAPEPEPADGVLAEYAGQGRNLEVVEIAHPCPGSPVILEYDLEGSDFFAVTEIDPYGDTRELISKDEGFQGRRLLFTGLTEGETATRLELGALTRWRFRLLPLSAARPLTGEAPADGVTGTGCDVLVHSGAPAALTLTSAEAGPVHVTSLEAGGLARVRVTRAHTPRPAHGPLRARPGAPTYVLVTAAGDQSWKLTLRPSEEIRSFTTAIDGHGHDVVRWTGAPGPVRFDYDFDDGEPLLDEIPRPELWALDEHLSPLYRVAAGIGVHHVPAGCLQVRAHRAWRLTVDGARQAPDAASVEGWPGTS, from the coding sequence ATGAACCGGATAGCCAGAGGCGAACATCTGACCGTCCCGGCCGAGCCGTTGCACGCCGCGGTCACCTGGACCGCCGTGCCCGCACTCCCCGACGCCGGGGCCCTCACCGTCGCCGCCCTGCTCCTCGACGCGCGCGGAACGCTCCGCGCCGACGCCGACCTCGTCTCCTCCCAGCACGCCGCACACCCCTCCGGGGCCGTGCACCACCTGGGCACCTCGGAGGGTGAGGCGGGCCTGGTGGCCGAGTGGCTGGTGATCGACCCCGCGCTGATCGAGCCGGACGTGACACGGATCGTCGTGGCCGCCGCCACGAAGGGCCGTGCCCTCGGCCGCGTCCCCGGCCTCGGGATGGCCGTCACGACGGCCACGGGCGCGCCGGTCGCCCACGTCGCCGTCGAGGACGGGGTGCGGTTCGACGACGCGGCCGGGCCGGGCGGCATCGGCGCCTCCGACGAGCTCGGTGCCCTCGGCGGGCGGGACGGCCGGGCCGACGCGGACGCGGGGGCGGCTGCCGTGGCGACCGCCACCGCGGCCGTCCTCGGCGAGTTCCGCCGCTACGACGACGGTGGCGGCGACGGCTGGCGGTTCGCGGCCGTCCTCCGGGGCTACGCCTCCGGCCTCGGCGGCGTGGTCGAGGCGCACCGCGCGGGGGCGGGGGGCGATGGGGCGTACGGGAACGGCGCCGGTCTCGGGGACGGCTTCGCGGACGGCCTGGGTGACGGCCTCGGAGGCGCTCCCGGGGCCGCCGCGGCGTACGCGGGGACGTACGTACCCGGGCCGGGCGGTTCGCCGTCCGACGCCGGATCCGGTGCCGGCGCAGGCGTGCCGGGAGGCGGGGCACCGGGAGCCGAACCGTCGTACGGGCCGGACGCGGGGGCCCATGCGCCGGCGGCGGTTGATCACCTGGCCGCTGCCCGGACCGGATCCCTGGCGGTGGAAGCCGGCGGGCCGGACGCGCCCGGGTACGAAGGGCGTGGCGACGGTGTTTCCGTTCCCGTCGCTCCGGCGCGCGTGCCGGAGATGCCCGCCTACCCGCCGGACGTGCCCGGCCCGGGGGTTCCCGGGGGAGCCGCGGCCGGTCAGGAGGGGCCCGTGCCGAGCGTCCTCGGTGACGCCGTCCTCGGTGCTCCCGTGTATGAGCCGGGCGGGATGGTTCCGCCCGAGCCTGTCCTCAGACCGCCCGTCCCCGGGCCCGCGGCCGAGTCGCCGTTCGCCGGCGCGCCCGCTCCGGAAGCCGGGCGGCTCGTCGCCGACGCGCCGACCGTCGGCCTCGCGGTCGTCGGTCCGCCCGCGCGGGAGGCGGCCGAGGCGGCGACGCCGCGGGAGGAGCGAGGAGCGGCGGAGCCGGCCGGGGAACGGGCCGTGCTGGGACGGATCACCAACCGCCCGGCCCCGCCGGAGCAGGGCGCCGAGGGGTCGGCGGCGGACGCGTCGGCGCAGGCCCCGGTGCGGGAACAGGTACCGGAGCAGGTACCGGGACAAGCCCCGGCGGGGGCGCGGGAACAGGCCCCGGCACAGACGCGTACGAACGCCGCTCCCGCCTCGCAAGCCATCCTCATCACGGACGCCGCTCCCGCCTCAGAAGCCGTCCCCCTCACGGACATCCCCCCGACCTCAGAAGCCGTCCCCCTCACAGACATCACCCCGTCCCCCGAGCCCACCCCCCACACAGATCTCACCCCCACCTTCACCCCCTGGGAGCGGACCGGCACCGGCGACGAGGATGTCGTCCCCGAAGGGCCGCTGCCCGACGGGCCGGTGCTGGTCGAGTTCGCCAGTCCCGGTGGTCCGGCGGCGGTGGAGGTCGTGGAGTCGGTGGAGACGGCCGAGGGGGAGCAGCGGACGGCGAGTCCGCTGCTGTCCGGGACGGGCCGGTTCCGCGGGCGGGCGGTGTTCACGCCGCGGGCCGGCCGGCCGCCGAGGCTGCGGGTGGCCGCGCGACGGCAGTGGAGCCTGACGTTCCTGCCGCTCTCCGAGGCCCGGGTCCTGGAGCCGGACGGCGCGCTCCAGGGCACCGGCCCCGATGTGCTGCGCTACTCCGGTCCCGCCGCCGACCTGCGCGTCAACCACACGGGTGGCCGGGCCGACCGCGGCAGTCTCACGCTCCGCGCGGTCTACCCCGGGGGCGACCCGGCCGACCGCGACGGCGCCGACGTGCTCGCCCAGGGCCGGGGCGCGCTGATCGACGTGACGCCCGTCGCCGGCCCCTGCCTGCTCCTCGTCGACGCCGACGGCCCCTGGTCGCTCGCCGCCCTGCCGTCCGCCGCGCCCGAGCCGGAGCCCGCCGACGGGGTGCTCGCCGAGTACGCGGGCCAGGGGCGGAACCTGGAGGTCGTCGAGATCGCCCACCCGTGCCCTGGTTCGCCGGTGATCCTGGAGTACGACCTGGAGGGCTCCGACTTCTTCGCGGTCACCGAGATCGACCCGTACGGCGACACGCGCGAGCTGATCTCGAAGGACGAGGGGTTCCAGGGCCGCCGCCTCCTCTTCACCGGGCTCACGGAGGGCGAGACGGCCACCCGGCTGGAGCTCGGCGCCCTCACCCGCTGGCGCTTCCGCCTCCTCCCGCTCTCCGCCGCCCGCCCGCTGACCGGCGAGGCGCCGGCGGACGGGGTCACGGGCACCGGCTGCGACGTCCTCGTCCACTCCGGCGCGCCCGCGGCGCTCACCCTCACCTCGGCGGAAGCGGGACCCGTGCACGTCACCAGCCTGGAGGCGGGCGGGCTCGCCCGCGTCCGGGTGACCCGCGCGCACACCCCGCGCCCGGCGCACGGCCCACTGCGCGCGCGGCCCGGCGCGCCCACGTACGTCCTCGTCACGGCGGCGGGCGACCAGTCCTGGAAGCTGACGCTCCGCCCATCGGAGGAGATACGGTCGTTCACCACCGCGATCGACGGCCACGGCCACGACGTCGTCCGCTGGACCGGCGCGCCCGGGCCCGTCCGGTTCGACTACGACTTCGACGACGGCGAGCCGCTGCTCGACGAGATCCCCCGGCCGGAGCTGTGGGCGCTCGATGAGCACCTGTCGCCGCTGTACCGGGTGGCCGCCGGGATCGGCGTCCACCACGTCCCGGCCGGCTGCCTCCAGGTCCGCGCGCACCGGGCGTGGCGGCTCACAGTGGACGGCGCACGGCAGGCGCCTGACGCCGCCTCCGTGGAAGGATGGCCGGGAACGTCATGA
- a CDS encoding aspartate-semialdehyde dehydrogenase: MRVGIVGATGQVGGVMRKILAERDFPVTELRLFASARSAGSTLPWQGTEITVEDAATADYTGLDIVLFSAGGATSKALAEKVAGQGAVVIDNSSAWRRDPDVPLVVSEVNPHAVADRPKGIIANPNCTTMAAMPALKVLHREAGLRSLVATTYQAVSGSGLAGVAELDGQLRKVADHATELTHDGEAVEFPEPGVYKRPIAFNVLPMAGSIVDDGLFETDEEQKLRHESRKILEIPDLKVSGTCVRVPVFTGHSVQVNASFAGPLSVERAYELLKDAPGVELSEIPTPLQAAGKDVTYVGRVRVDETVEHGLAFFVVGDNLRKGAALNAVQIAELVAAELRG, translated from the coding sequence GTGAGAGTCGGAATCGTCGGAGCCACCGGACAGGTCGGCGGAGTCATGCGCAAGATCCTCGCGGAGCGCGACTTCCCGGTGACGGAGCTGCGCCTGTTCGCGTCGGCGCGTTCCGCCGGATCCACGCTCCCGTGGCAGGGCACCGAGATCACCGTCGAGGACGCGGCCACGGCCGACTACACCGGGCTGGACATCGTCCTCTTCTCGGCCGGCGGCGCCACCTCCAAGGCGCTCGCGGAGAAGGTCGCCGGACAGGGCGCCGTCGTGATCGACAACTCGTCCGCCTGGCGCCGCGACCCCGACGTGCCGCTCGTCGTCTCCGAGGTCAACCCGCACGCCGTCGCCGACCGCCCCAAGGGCATCATCGCCAACCCCAACTGCACCACCATGGCGGCCATGCCGGCCCTGAAGGTGCTGCACCGCGAGGCCGGGCTGCGCAGCCTCGTCGCCACCACCTACCAGGCTGTCTCCGGCTCCGGCCTGGCCGGCGTCGCCGAGCTCGACGGGCAGCTGCGCAAGGTCGCCGACCACGCGACCGAGCTGACGCACGACGGCGAGGCCGTCGAGTTCCCCGAGCCCGGCGTCTACAAGCGGCCCATCGCCTTCAACGTGCTGCCGATGGCCGGCTCGATTGTGGACGACGGGCTGTTCGAGACCGACGAGGAGCAGAAGCTCCGCCACGAGTCCCGCAAGATCCTGGAGATCCCCGACCTCAAGGTCTCCGGCACCTGTGTCCGCGTCCCCGTCTTCACCGGCCACTCGGTGCAGGTCAACGCCTCCTTCGCCGGTCCGCTGAGCGTCGAGCGCGCCTACGAGCTGCTGAAGGACGCCCCGGGCGTCGAGCTGTCCGAGATCCCGACGCCGCTTCAGGCGGCCGGCAAGGACGTCACCTACGTCGGCCGCGTGCGCGTCGACGAGACGGTCGAGCACGGCCTGGCGTTCTTCGTCGTCGGCGACAACCTGCGCAAGGGCGCGGCCCTGAACGCGGTGCAGATCGCGGAGCTGGTGGCCGCGGAGCTGCGCGGCTGA
- a CDS encoding type II toxin-antitoxin system RelE/ParE family toxin → MWEIILLQPVEDWFLRLCKEDPRSANSVVEALDHLALVGPSLGRPMADRVHGSVLHNLKELRPASGGRSEVRMLFVFDADREAVMLVAGDKAGEWNRWYREHVPVAESRYAEYVARKRTGGAK, encoded by the coding sequence GTGTGGGAGATCATCTTGTTGCAACCAGTGGAGGACTGGTTCCTTCGTCTCTGCAAGGAGGACCCCCGGTCGGCCAACAGCGTCGTCGAAGCACTCGACCACCTCGCCTTGGTGGGGCCGAGCCTCGGTCGGCCGATGGCGGACCGAGTCCACGGGAGCGTTCTGCATAACCTCAAGGAGCTGAGGCCCGCCTCAGGCGGCAGGTCGGAGGTCAGGATGCTGTTCGTCTTCGATGCCGACCGGGAGGCGGTCATGCTGGTGGCGGGGGACAAGGCAGGGGAGTGGAATCGGTGGTACCGGGAGCATGTCCCCGTCGCGGAGAGCCGGTACGCCGAATACGTGGCGCGCAAGCGAACGGGAGGTGCGAAGTGA
- a CDS encoding S8 family serine peptidase, whose translation MNTPTSRHASRGGARRASRIAVAAAAAVALAATGAAPAFADGPRPPAATPAPGPVKPADPAKDKLGSHGADLLAKAKSAGDRTVTMMIATAPGQTGQIAGKLDSVQGASVGKEYDKLGYVRATVPTAKADAVIAEAQKLSSVHGIDLKQEIKLPDPTPRGDAVAGAKGPKSRSYPAPGKRTPAKNPYQPAFETGAVDFVEDHPKADGRGVTIGVLDSGVDLAHPALQKTTTGERKIVDWVTSTDPLADDDGTWLPMTQDVSGSSFSFNGRTYTAPTGSYQVALFRESVTAGGDMKGDLNRDGDTTDSWAVLYDKAKGTVRVDLDDDGDFRNDAEMKPYKDGYQVGYFGKDDPKTAIAERIPFVVQVRKDVPMDPKGGSRVGKKADFVNIGVIESEHGTHVAGITAANGLFGGKMNGAAPGAKIVSSRACTWSGGCTNVALTEGMIDLVVNHGVDIVNMSIGGLPALNDGNNARSELYTRLIDTYGVQLVISAGNSGPGANTIGDPGLADKVISVGASVSKETWAANYGSEVRTKYAMMPFSSRGPREDGGFAPIITAPGASVNTTPTWEPGAPVAESGYDLPPGYGMLQGTSMASPQAAGASALLISAAKQKGMKLAPADLRTALTSTAKKIKGFQAYEQGSGLIDINEAWGALRHKATAHEYTVKAPVSTALSGSLKTPGFGTGIYDREGGLKAGESKTYDVTVTRTSGPDKDVWHELKWRNNDGTFKLASRDEVRLPLNKPVTVKVTAKPKSAGIHSAILTVDDDRTEGIDKQIMTTVVVAEPLAAPAYRVAKSGTAQRNATTSYFVTVPKGAKTLEVAMSGLAKDSQTRFIAINSYGVPVDPTSTINCYPNYANPANTCRPDVRSYANPLPGVWEIEVESRRTSPLLDNPYTVTATVLGASFDPAVQKVKEAKVGTPATVTWTAKNDFAQLDGKLQGGRLGSSKVARQEIAKGQKQTSKVTIGEGVTRFEAAIGGAADPKADLDLTVYRDGKPVGSSTSGGSDELVVLTKPAPGEYTVEVTGYEVPSGTTAYDYRDVYFAPSLGEVKVPAGQSVKLGNGQSAQVTADVVVAGAAPEGRTFSGEVQLVNERGTVAGTGSVTIEKVVS comes from the coding sequence ATGAACACCCCCACATCTCGCCACGCGTCCCGCGGCGGCGCGAGACGCGCGTCCCGAATAGCCGTCGCCGCCGCCGCGGCGGTGGCACTCGCCGCCACGGGCGCGGCCCCCGCCTTCGCCGACGGGCCGCGGCCCCCGGCCGCGACGCCGGCCCCCGGACCGGTCAAGCCGGCCGACCCCGCGAAGGACAAGCTCGGTTCGCACGGTGCGGACCTGCTCGCCAAGGCCAAGTCCGCGGGCGACCGGACCGTCACCATGATGATCGCCACCGCTCCGGGCCAGACGGGGCAGATCGCCGGGAAGCTCGACTCCGTCCAGGGCGCCTCGGTGGGCAAGGAGTACGACAAGCTCGGCTACGTCCGGGCCACCGTCCCCACCGCCAAGGCCGACGCCGTGATCGCCGAGGCGCAGAAGCTGTCGTCGGTGCACGGCATCGACCTCAAGCAGGAGATCAAGCTTCCCGACCCGACGCCGCGCGGTGACGCGGTGGCGGGCGCCAAGGGGCCCAAGAGCCGCTCCTACCCGGCGCCCGGAAAGCGGACCCCGGCCAAGAACCCGTACCAGCCGGCCTTCGAGACCGGCGCCGTGGACTTCGTCGAGGACCACCCCAAGGCCGACGGCCGGGGCGTCACCATCGGCGTCCTGGACTCCGGCGTGGACCTGGCCCACCCGGCGCTGCAGAAGACCACCACCGGCGAGCGCAAGATCGTCGACTGGGTGACGTCCACCGACCCGCTGGCGGACGACGACGGCACCTGGCTGCCGATGACGCAGGACGTCTCGGGCTCGTCCTTCTCCTTCAACGGCCGCACCTACACCGCCCCCACGGGCTCCTACCAGGTGGCCCTGTTCCGGGAGAGCGTGACCGCCGGCGGCGACATGAAGGGCGACCTCAACCGGGACGGCGACACCACCGACTCCTGGGCCGTCCTCTACGACAAGGCCAAGGGCACCGTCCGCGTCGACCTCGACGACGACGGCGACTTCCGGAACGACGCCGAGATGAAGCCGTACAAGGACGGCTACCAGGTCGGCTACTTCGGCAAGGACGACCCGAAGACCGCCATCGCCGAGCGCATCCCGTTCGTCGTGCAGGTCCGCAAGGACGTCCCGATGGACCCCAAGGGCGGGAGCCGGGTCGGCAAGAAGGCCGACTTCGTCAACATCGGCGTCATCGAGTCGGAGCACGGCACGCACGTCGCGGGCATCACCGCGGCCAACGGCCTGTTCGGCGGGAAGATGAACGGCGCCGCCCCCGGCGCGAAGATCGTCTCCTCGCGCGCCTGCACCTGGAGCGGCGGCTGCACCAACGTCGCGCTCACCGAGGGCATGATCGACCTGGTCGTCAACCACGGCGTCGACATCGTCAACATGTCGATCGGCGGCCTGCCGGCCCTCAACGACGGCAACAACGCCCGCTCCGAGCTCTACACGCGCCTCATCGACACCTACGGCGTGCAGCTCGTCATCTCGGCGGGCAACAGCGGCCCCGGCGCCAACACCATCGGCGACCCCGGCCTGGCCGACAAGGTCATCAGCGTCGGCGCCTCCGTCTCCAAGGAGACCTGGGCCGCCAACTACGGGTCCGAGGTGCGGACCAAGTACGCGATGATGCCGTTCTCCTCCCGCGGCCCGCGCGAGGACGGCGGCTTCGCGCCGATCATCACCGCCCCGGGCGCCTCGGTCAACACCACGCCGACCTGGGAGCCGGGCGCGCCCGTCGCCGAGTCGGGCTACGACCTGCCCCCGGGCTACGGCATGCTCCAGGGCACCTCGATGGCCTCCCCGCAGGCCGCGGGCGCCTCGGCGCTGCTGATCTCGGCCGCCAAGCAGAAGGGGATGAAGCTCGCCCCCGCCGACCTGCGCACGGCCCTCACCAGCACCGCCAAGAAGATCAAGGGCTTCCAGGCGTACGAGCAGGGCTCCGGCCTGATCGACATCAACGAGGCGTGGGGCGCGCTGCGCCACAAGGCGACCGCGCACGAGTACACGGTCAAGGCCCCCGTCTCCACCGCCCTTTCGGGCTCCCTGAAGACGCCCGGCTTCGGCACCGGCATCTACGACCGCGAGGGCGGCCTCAAGGCGGGCGAGTCGAAGACGTACGACGTCACCGTCACCCGCACCTCCGGCCCGGACAAGGACGTCTGGCACGAGCTGAAGTGGCGGAACAACGACGGAACGTTCAAGCTGGCGAGCCGTGACGAGGTCCGGCTGCCGCTGAACAAGCCCGTCACCGTCAAGGTCACGGCGAAGCCGAAGTCGGCGGGCATCCACAGCGCGATCCTCACCGTGGACGACGACCGCACCGAGGGCATCGACAAGCAGATCATGACGACGGTCGTGGTCGCGGAGCCGCTGGCCGCCCCGGCCTACCGGGTCGCGAAGAGCGGTACGGCCCAGCGCAACGCCACCACCTCGTACTTCGTGACCGTCCCCAAGGGCGCGAAGACGCTGGAGGTCGCGATGAGCGGCCTGGCGAAGGACAGCCAGACCCGGTTCATCGCCATCAACTCCTACGGCGTCCCGGTCGACCCGACCTCCACGATCAACTGCTACCCGAACTACGCCAACCCGGCCAACACCTGCCGCCCGGACGTGCGCTCGTACGCCAACCCGCTGCCGGGCGTCTGGGAGATCGAGGTCGAGTCGCGGCGCACCTCGCCGCTGCTGGACAACCCCTACACGGTGACCGCCACCGTGCTGGGCGCCTCCTTCGACCCGGCCGTGCAGAAGGTGAAGGAGGCGAAGGTCGGCACCCCGGCCACCGTCACCTGGACGGCGAAGAACGACTTCGCGCAGCTCGACGGCAAGCTCCAGGGCGGCCGCCTCGGCTCGTCCAAGGTCGCCCGCCAGGAGATCGCCAAGGGGCAGAAGCAGACGTCCAAGGTCACCATCGGTGAGGGCGTCACCCGCTTCGAGGCCGCCATCGGCGGCGCCGCCGACCCCAAGGCCGACCTCGACCTCACCGTCTACAGGGACGGCAAGCCGGTCGGCTCCTCCACCAGCGGCGGCTCCGACGAGCTGGTCGTCCTGACCAAGCCCGCCCCGGGCGAGTACACGGTCGAGGTCACCGGCTACGAGGTGCCCTCCGGCACCACCGCCTACGACTACCGGGACGTCTACTTCGCCCCCTCCCTGGGCGAGGTCAAGGTCCCGGCCGGCCAGTCCGTCAAGCTCGGCAACGGCCAGTCCGCCCAGGTCACGGCCGACGTCGTGGTCGCCGGCGCGGCCCCCGAGGGCCGGACGTTCTCCGGCGAGGTCCAGCTCGTCAACGAGCGCGGGACGGTCGCGGGGACCGGAAGCGTGACGATCGAGAAGGTCGTTTCCTGA
- the pepN gene encoding aminopeptidase N yields the protein MPGTNLTREEAERRATLLTVEAYEIDLDLSGAQEGGTFRSETVVRFDSAEAGAETFIDLVAPTVHEVVLNGEALDPAVVFADSRIALPSLHGGQNELRVVADCAYTNTGEGLHRFVDPVDDQAYLYTQFEVPDARRVFASFEQPDLKATFRFTVKAPEGWTVISNSPTPEVPADRIWRFEPTPRISTYITALIAGPYHSVHSTYEKDGRTVPLGIYCRPSLAEYLDADAIFEVTRQGFDWFQEKFDYHYPFAKYDQLFVPEFNAGAMENAGAVTIRDQYVFRSKVTDAAYEVRAETILHELAHMWFGDLVTMKWWNDLWLNESFATYTSVACQAAAPGSKWPHSWTTFANSMKTWAYRQDQLPSTHPIMAEIRDLDDVLVNFDGITYAKGASVLKQLVAYVGEDKFFQGVQAYFKTHAYGNTRLSDLLGALELMSGRDLKTWSKAWLETAGINVLRPEITTDDDGVITSFAVRQEATPLPEGAKGEPTLRPHRIAIGAYDLKDGKLVRTERIELDVDGALTAVPALVGQRRPAVVLLNDDDLSYAKVRLDEESLRTVTAHLGDFAESLPRALCWASAWDMTRDGEMATRDYLELVLSGIAKESDIGVVQSLQRQVKLALDLYAAPDWRETGLRKWTDAALERLRAAEPGGDHQLAWARAFAATARTDEHLDFLAGLLEGTELVAGLAVDTDLRWDLLTRLAATGRADEKAIAAEFDRDRTSAGEQHAAAARSARPTAEAKAEAWASVVESDKLTNAVQEAVISGFVVADQRELLAPYAEKYFSVVKGIWETRSHEVAQQIAVGLYPALQISQETLDATDAWLASANPSAGLRRLVLESRAGVERALKAQAADAAAAA from the coding sequence GTGCCAGGCACGAATCTGACCCGCGAAGAGGCCGAGCGGCGGGCCACGCTGCTGACGGTGGAGGCGTACGAGATCGACCTCGACCTCTCCGGCGCGCAGGAGGGCGGGACGTTCCGCTCGGAGACGGTCGTGCGGTTCGACTCCGCCGAGGCCGGCGCCGAGACGTTCATCGACCTGGTGGCCCCGACCGTGCACGAGGTCGTGCTCAACGGTGAGGCGCTCGACCCGGCCGTGGTCTTCGCGGACAGCCGGATCGCGCTGCCGTCGCTGCACGGCGGTCAGAACGAGCTGCGCGTCGTCGCCGACTGCGCGTACACCAACACCGGTGAGGGTCTGCACCGGTTCGTGGACCCGGTGGACGACCAGGCGTACCTGTACACGCAGTTCGAGGTGCCGGACGCTCGCCGCGTCTTCGCGTCGTTCGAACAGCCGGACCTGAAGGCGACGTTCCGGTTCACCGTGAAGGCCCCCGAGGGCTGGACGGTCATCTCCAACTCGCCCACGCCGGAGGTCCCGGCGGACCGGATCTGGCGCTTCGAGCCGACCCCGCGCATCTCCACGTACATCACCGCGCTGATCGCCGGCCCGTACCACAGCGTGCACAGCACCTACGAGAAGGACGGCCGGACGGTCCCGCTGGGCATCTACTGCCGGCCGTCGCTCGCCGAGTACCTGGACGCGGACGCGATCTTCGAGGTCACGCGGCAGGGCTTCGACTGGTTCCAGGAGAAGTTCGACTACCACTACCCCTTCGCCAAGTACGACCAGCTGTTCGTGCCGGAGTTCAACGCGGGCGCGATGGAGAACGCGGGCGCGGTCACCATCCGCGACCAGTACGTCTTCCGGTCGAAGGTGACGGACGCGGCGTACGAGGTGCGGGCCGAGACGATCCTGCACGAGCTGGCCCACATGTGGTTCGGCGACCTCGTCACCATGAAGTGGTGGAACGACCTGTGGCTGAACGAGTCGTTCGCCACCTACACGTCGGTCGCCTGCCAGGCCGCCGCCCCCGGCTCCAAGTGGCCCCACTCCTGGACCACCTTCGCCAACTCCATGAAGACCTGGGCCTACCGGCAGGACCAGCTGCCCTCGACCCACCCGATCATGGCCGAGATCCGCGACCTGGACGACGTCCTCGTCAACTTCGACGGCATCACCTACGCCAAGGGCGCCTCGGTGCTCAAGCAGCTGGTGGCGTACGTCGGCGAGGACAAGTTCTTCCAGGGCGTGCAGGCGTACTTCAAGACCCACGCCTACGGCAACACCCGCCTGTCCGACCTGCTCGGCGCCCTGGAGCTGATGAGCGGCCGCGACCTGAAGACCTGGTCGAAGGCGTGGCTGGAGACGGCCGGCATCAACGTCCTCCGCCCCGAGATCACCACGGACGACGACGGCGTCATCACCTCCTTCGCCGTCCGCCAGGAGGCCACCCCGCTGCCCGAGGGCGCGAAGGGCGAGCCGACGCTGCGTCCGCACCGGATCGCGATCGGCGCGTACGACCTGAAGGACGGCAAGCTGGTCCGCACCGAGCGGATCGAGCTGGACGTGGACGGCGCGCTCACCGCGGTCCCGGCCCTCGTCGGGCAGCGGCGCCCGGCCGTCGTCCTGCTCAACGACGACGACCTGTCGTACGCCAAGGTGCGCCTCGACGAGGAGTCGCTGCGTACCGTCACCGCCCACCTCGGCGACTTCGCCGAGTCGCTGCCGCGCGCCCTGTGCTGGGCCTCCGCCTGGGACATGACCCGCGACGGCGAGATGGCCACCCGCGACTACCTGGAGCTGGTGCTCTCGGGCATCGCCAAGGAGTCGGACATCGGCGTCGTCCAGTCGCTCCAGCGGCAGGTCAAGCTGGCCCTCGACCTGTACGCGGCGCCGGACTGGCGCGAGACCGGCCTGCGGAAGTGGACGGACGCGGCGCTCGAACGGCTCCGCGCGGCCGAGCCCGGCGGCGACCACCAGCTCGCCTGGGCCCGCGCCTTCGCCGCCACCGCCCGCACCGACGAGCACCTGGACTTCCTCGCCGGCCTCCTGGAGGGCACCGAGCTCGTCGCCGGTCTCGCCGTCGACACCGACCTGCGCTGGGACCTGCTCACCCGGCTCGCCGCCACCGGCCGCGCGGACGAGAAGGCCATCGCCGCCGAGTTCGACCGCGACCGCACCTCGGCCGGCGAGCAGCACGCGGCCGCGGCCCGCTCGGCCCGCCCGACCGCCGAGGCCAAGGCGGAGGCGTGGGCGTCGGTCGTCGAGTCCGACAAGCTCACCAACGCCGTCCAGGAAGCCGTGATCAGCGGCTTCGTCGTCGCCGACCAGCGCGAACTGCTGGCGCCCTACGCGGAGAAGTACTTCTCCGTCGTCAAGGGCATCTGGGAGACCCGCAGCCACGAGGTCGCCCAGCAGATCGCCGTCGGCCTCTACCCCGCGCTCCAGATCTCCCAGGAGACCCTGGACGCGACGGACGCCTGGCTCGCCTCCGCGAACCCGAGCGCGGGCCTGCGCCGGCTGGTCCTGGAGTCCCGCGCGGGCGTCGAGCGGGCCCTGAAGGCCCAGGCGGCGGACGCGGCGGCGGCCGCCTGA